Below is a genomic region from Henckelia pumila isolate YLH828 chromosome 3, ASM3356847v2, whole genome shotgun sequence.
CGGGTACCCTGGACCCGAAAGTTACTGGTAATTTgattgtttgcattgacaggGCGACGCGCTTGGTGAAATCGCAGCAGGGTGCTGGGAAGGAGTATGTGTGTATTGCCAGGTTGCATTCGAAGGTGCCTGATGTTTCTAAAGTGGCTCGAGCGCTCGAGACTCTCACAGGTGCGGTTTTCCAGCGACCCCCTTTGATTTCTGCCGTGAAAAGGCAACTTAGAATTAGAACTATCTATGAAAGTAAGTTGCTTGAGTATGATGCGGATAGGCACTTGGTTGTTTTCTGGATTTCGTGTGAGGCTGGGACGTACGTGAGGACAATGTGTGTGCATTTAGGTCTTTTGTTAGGTGTGGGATCGCATATGCAGGAGTTGAGGAGGGTGCGATCTGGGATTCTGGGAGAAAAGGATAATATGGTAACGATGCATGATGTGATGGATGGGCAATGGGTTTATGATAACTATAGGGATGAAACTTATTTGAGGAGGGTTGTTATGCCGTTGGAGGTGGTTCTGACTAGCTATAAGAGGCTTGTGGTGAAAGATTCAGCAGTGAATGCCATTTGTTATGGAGCAAAGTTGATGATTCCAGGATTGTTGAGGTTTGAGAATGATATTGAGGTTGGCGAGGAGGTGGTGTTGATGACGACCAAGGGTGAGGCAATTGCACTGGGGATTGCAGAGATGACGACAGCAGTCATGGCTACTTGTGATCATGGGACGGTTGCTAAGATTAAGAGGGTGGTGATGGATAGGGATACATATCCAAGGAAATGGGGATTGGGTCCTAGGGCATCAATGAAAAAGAAGCTTGTTGCTGAGGGGAAGTTAGATAAGCATGGAAAGCCAAATGAGAAAACACCCTCAGAGTGGATGAGGAATGTTGTTTTGCCTAGTGGAGGAGATTCTGTGGTTGCCAGTCTTGCTGCAGAGCCACAGCCTTCAAGTGCACTGAAGGTGGAGAGTGCTGCTGTGGAAGTtgaagagaagaagaagaagaaacacAAGGATAAAGAAGATGTCAAAGAGGATGGGCGCAAGCGCAAGCTAGAAGAGGTTGATGGTAGTGTTGCACCTGAGGTTCTTAAGAAAGCCAAGGTAGAAGCAGAAGATGCTCAGCAGGTGATGAAAAAAGCTGGATTGAAGGTGGCTAAGGTTGAAAACTTAGAGGTGGAAGcagagaagaaggagaagaaaaagaaaaagaagaaagatgTTGCAGGTGAAGATGTAACTCCGGATGTTGAGAAATCAAAAAAGGATAAGAACAAGAAGGATGAACCTGGTGAATCAGATGAAGAGAAATctgagaaaaagaagaaaaagaagaagggcAAGGATGCAGAAAATGGTGACACTGGTTTACCTGAAAATGGTGATGAAGCAAGTAAAAGCGCAAAGAAGaaagagaagaagaaaaagaagcaGAAGGATGCTGAAGAGGAGTAGACTCAAGGATTTAGGTCCGTGCTTCAGCTTGGATAACCACTGCACGTGCCCTGTAATATTTATCATTTGCATAAGAATGTATCTTTCAAATTTTGATATCTATTGGCACATAAATATTCAGGCTGCCTGCCTACACCTCGAGCTTTCGACCATAGCCTAGGTTCTTATTAGAAGTTTTTCTTTCCCATTCCATTTTCAGTTTTTTATGTTTTGCAAGATCATGTACTTCATAATCTGGGTGTTTTCATCTATGAGGATGGTAGCTTGTTTTTTCAAATGCTTGAACCTTTGTGCCTATGCCAATATAAAGCGGTAGGTTCTGTTGATATATACCAGGTGCTACTATAGAATAAAGGTTTATACGTGTGTGATACAAAACTGAACCTCTGTTAGGGTAAGAAACAAGTTTATTCATCTCTCTCAGTTTGTGGCTAGTGACTGAGTGAGGAACTTCTCTCCTTAGTCCTTAAGCATTAATTCGAGCATTCACATATCTTGATTATACGTCAATGTCTGGTTAGTGTATTAACTATGACTCCATACCATTAAATTTTTTGCCACAGTTGCTTCCACCTTTCAGTCATCCAATCTCACACTTGCTACATTCTAGCTGTTTTCGTAATCAACTGCGCCTTCATGGTTTTCAAGTTTTTATATGCCAAAGCATTCGCTGATGGATGTCTTAGTCGTACATAAAAACACTCCTGGGCTACTTTCCTGGTGATTTCTTTTGTTGTTTGACTCGGGCTTAGATTAAAAGTATAATGTCTCTGTGTCAACGCTAGCTGCTGGTGGTTTTCCAGGGGGCTTTGATACTACC
It encodes:
- the LOC140892213 gene encoding H/ACA ribonucleoprotein complex subunit 4 — translated: MADVQLSHSEKTKKKKSKSKEDEETDAVDFLIKPQSFTPTIDTSQWPILLKNYDKLNVRTGHYTPLPSGYSPLKRPLAEYIKYGIINLDKPSNPSSHEVVAWIKRILRVEKTGHSGTLDPKVTGNLIVCIDRATRLVKSQQGAGKEYVCIARLHSKVPDVSKVARALETLTGAVFQRPPLISAVKRQLRIRTIYESKLLEYDADRHLVVFWISCEAGTYVRTMCVHLGLLLGVGSHMQELRRVRSGILGEKDNMVTMHDVMDGQWVYDNYRDETYLRRVVMPLEVVLTSYKRLVVKDSAVNAICYGAKLMIPGLLRFENDIEVGEEVVLMTTKGEAIALGIAEMTTAVMATCDHGTVAKIKRVVMDRDTYPRKWGLGPRASMKKKLVAEGKLDKHGKPNEKTPSEWMRNVVLPSGGDSVVASLAAEPQPSSALKVESAAVEVEEKKKKKHKDKEDVKEDGRKRKLEEVDGSVAPEVLKKAKVEAEDAQQVMKKAGLKVAKVENLEVEAEKKEKKKKKKKDVAGEDVTPDVEKSKKDKNKKDEPGESDEEKSEKKKKKKKGKDAENGDTGLPENGDEASKSAKKKEKKKKKQKDAEEE